From the genome of Aliarcobacter lanthieri:
TAACAGTTTCTTCTGTATCATCTGCTCTTTGTTCAAGATCTTCTTCTTTTTCATCTACTGGTGGATTGAATTTAATATGATAGATTTTACCAGTTACTTTTGATGTTCTTCTCCCTGTGATTCTTTCAACTATATTTGAGTCTGGAACATTTAAAGATATTACTTTATCAAGTGAGATTTTCATATTGTTCATTAACTCGTCTAAAGCTTCTGCTTGAGCTAAAGTTCTTGGAAAACCATCAAGAATAAAACCATTTTTACAGTCAGAAACTGCTAATCTATCTTTGATAATACCAATAATAGTTGAATCAGGAACTAACTTCCCTTCATCCATAAATCTTTTTGCTTCCATTCCCATATCTGTTTTATCTGCAATTGCAGCTCTTAGTATATCTCCAGTTGATATTTGAGGGATGTTATATTTTTCAATTAAGAACTTTGCTTGAGTTCCTTTACCAGCTCCTGGTGCTCCAAATAGCATTAAATTCATATTTTATCCTTAAAATTTTTGGCTTATTGTATAGAAAAAGCTTTTAATAATAGATAAGTTTTAAATAATAGATTAGGAATTTAATTGATTTTTGATAGAATCATTCTCAAAGTTTTAAAGGAAAGTGATGAAAAAACTATTTTTAATAATTGGTGCACCAGGAAGTGGAAAAACAACAGATGCAGAATTAATATCTAAAAAACATATAAATATTACACATTATAGTACAGGAGATATGTTTAGAGCAGAAGTTGCCAGTGGAAGTCAAAGAGGAGAATTAATTGATACTTTTATAAAAGCTGGAAATATAGTACCTATAGATATTGCTATTGAGACTATTTTAAAAGCTATAAAAAATGCTCCAACAGATATTATAGTAATTGATGGATATCCAAGAAGTTTAGAACAGATGATAGAACTTGATAAATATTTAGTGAATGAGAATGAAGTTGAGCTTATAAGTTGTATAGAAGTT
Proteins encoded in this window:
- a CDS encoding adenylate kinase, coding for MKKLFLIIGAPGSGKTTDAELISKKHINITHYSTGDMFRAEVASGSQRGELIDTFIKAGNIVPIDIAIETILKAIKNAPTDIIVIDGYPRSLEQMIELDKYLVNENEVELISCIEVVVSEKVARDRVLGRARGADDNVEVFNNRMRVYTEPLEQIQAFYEEKGILKKINGERTIEEIVNEMDSFILSKI
- a CDS encoding adenylate kinase, whose protein sequence is MNLMLFGAPGAGKGTQAKFLIEKYNIPQISTGDILRAAIADKTDMGMEAKRFMDEGKLVPDSTIIGIIKDRLAVSDCKNGFILDGFPRTLAQAEALDELMNNMKISLDKVISLNVPDSNIVERITGRRTSKVTGKIYHIKFNPPVDEKEEDLEQRADDTEETVTKRLEAYHTQTAPLIDFYKDKGIFIELDGTKDVSEVTKDMINALA